The genomic DNA ACCGCACGAGCGATGAGGCCGTCGGGGTCGGAGTCATCCGGGGCGATCCCCACCGTCACGCTGAGCGAGCCGGCGAGCGTGCCGGCGGTGGCGAGAGAGAACTCGGCCCGCACATCCACCGGGATCCCGACGGTGACCGGCACCGTCACCGTCGCGGACGCCGGTGACGTGATCGCCGCACCCAGATCGTTGCCTCGGGCCACCGGAGCGTCCTGGAGAGCGAGCTCCCCATCCACGAAGATCTTGCCCGGGTTGGAGCCCGAGAATCCGAGCAGAATCGTTCCCGATGCCTGGGGTGTGTAGGCCGCACGGATCTCGAGCGTCCCGGCCCCGGCCAGTGCGCTGTCTCCGCCGAACCAGATCAACTCCGTCGAGCGTCGGTCCTCGTGGCAGAGTTCCTCGCCGTCGGCATCGAAGAACGTGACACGGGCGCCGGGTTCGCCGGTGATCGGATTCGTGATCGTCTCCAGGGGGAAGCGGGACACGCCCTCCTGCACGACGGCTCCGATCTCGTAGTCGATCTGCACGTGCGGCAACGCCTCGCGAAGACCTTCCAGAGGCGAGACGACATGTGCAGGAAGCACCGTCGCCGAGCCGCCGCCCTGGGTGCGGGCCTCGCGGGCATTGTGGCCGATCAGCGCGATTCGCGAGAGCGCCGCTGCGTCGAGGGGGAGAGTGCCGTCGTTTGCGAGCAGGACGCTTCCCTGGATTGCGGCAGTGCGCGCAAATGCGATTCCGTCGAGGGGAGCAGGGACCGCCGCAGACGCGTCTCCGAGAGCCCCGACCCGTTCGGCCAACAGCAGTAGACGCAGAACCTTGCGATCGAGGTCCGACTCCTGCACGATACCGTCGCGAATCGCGCCGAGGAGGTCGTCGTACGCGGGGGCGGGTCCCGGCATCGCGAGGTCCTGTGCGGCTGGGATCGCGTCAAGGCTACGCACAGCGGTCCAATCGCTGATGACCACTCCATCGAAGCCCCACTCGTCATTGAGGGGACTGTCGAGCAGGTCGTTCTCGGTCATCGTCACCCCATCGACAGAGTTGTACGCGCTCATGATGCTCCAGGCACCGGCTTCGACCGCCCTCTCGAACGGCGCCAGGTAGACCTCGCGCAGCGGACGCTCGTCGACCCTGATGTCTACCGTGAACCTGTCGGTCTCCGAGTCGTTCGCGACGTAGTGCTTCGGGCAGGCTCCGACGCCGTTGTCCTGCAGCCCGGCGACGTAGGTCGCCGCAAGCGCGGCGGTGAGCTCGGGATCTTCGCTGAAACACTCGAAGTTGCGACCTCCGAGGGGTGTGCGCTGCAGATTGATGGTCGGGCCGAGCACGACGTCGACACCCTTGCGTCGTGCCTCGGATGCCGCGGCAGCTCCATATCGGTACGCGAGATCGACATCCCACGATGCCGCGAGTGCAGATCCGGAGGGCAGGTTGAGGGAGGGATCGCGCTCATCCCAGCGGGGCCCACGGACACCTGCGGGCCCGTCAGACAGCGTCATCGCGCGCAGCCCGATCGAGGGGAGGGGAACCGTCGTCCAGAAGTCGGCACCCTGGATGAGCGCAGCCTTCTCTTCGAGGGTGAGCTTCGCTAGCAGGGGCAGGAGATGATCGGTGGGGGAAGTCAAAGAAGGGTCCTTCGTCGTGCGGGGGAGATCGATTGGACTCCCGATGGGCACGTGCTCACGGCGTGTGCCCACCGGGAAGCGAGATCACGCGGGGGCGTCGTCCGTGTTCAGCAGTGCGCGTCGTTCGAGCCGTCGGGCTTCCTGCTTATCGGGGTCGGGCACCGGTGACGCCATGAACAGTCGCTGTGTGTATGGGTGGGCGGGACGAGCCGTGACCTGGTCGCCGTCGCCGGTCTCGACGATCTCGCCGTGATACATCACCGCCACCCTGTGACTGATGTGGCGGACGACGGCGAGGTCGTGCGTGATGAAGAGGTAGGAGACGCCGGTGCGCTCCTGGATCTCGATGAACAGGTCCAGCACGCGCGCTTGGGTCGACAGGTCCAGCGCCGAGACGGGCTCGTCGCACACGATGAGCTTCGGCGCGAGCGCGAGCGCTCGCGCGATCGCGATGCGTTGACGTTGCCCGCCGGAGAATTCCCGCGGCAGGCGGCTGCGCGCGCCCGACGGGAGCCCGACATGATCCAGCAGGTCGCGGACGCGAGTCTTGGCGGTGTTCGCGTCGACGCCTCGAGCCTGGAGCGGCTCGGCGAGGATCTGCTCGATCGTCAGCGAGGGATTCAGCGACGAATACGGGTCTTGGAAGACGACTTGGATCTCAGAGCTGAGCGCTCGCCGTTCAGCCCGGCGGAGCTGGCTGATGTCCCGAGAGTCGTAAGTGATCTTCCCGCCGGTGACGGGAGCGAGTCCTAGCACGGCGCGGCCGAGCGTGGTCTTCCCTGAGCCGGACTCGCCGACCAGACCGACCGTTTCGGCGGGTTTGATGTCGATCGAGACGCCCTTCAGCGCCTGGAAGGGTTTTGCCCGGAACCCCTTGCCCGGGTACTCGACGACGAGGTCGTCGACGGTCAGCAGCGACTCGCTCACGCGATGCCTCCCTGAGATGCGCGGCCGCCGGTGGTGGCCAACGGCGGACGGGCGGGGCCCTCGTCGAGGATCGACGCGAGCAACGACTTCGTGTACGGGTGCTCGGGGCGCTGCAGGATCGCGCGCACCGGGCCTGTCTCGATGAACATACCGCTCTGCATGACCGTGACGCGGTCGCACAGGTCGGCGACGACACCGAAGTTGTGTGTGACCAGGAGGATCGCCAGTTCGCGCTCAGCCTGCAGATCGCGCAGCAGGTCGAGTACTTCGGCCTGCACCGTGACGTCGAGCGCGGTCGTCGGCTCGTCGGCGATGATCAGGTCGGGATCGGTCGAAACCGCTCCCGCGATGAGCACCCGCTGCGCCATACCGCCCGAGATCTCGAAAGGGTAGGCCTGGAAGGTGCGCACCGGGTTCGGGATGCCGACTCGTTCGAGCAGCGAGAGCGCCTTGTCCCTGGCCTCTTTCCTGCTCATCCCGAGGGACATCCGCAGCGGTTCCGTCAGCTGGCTGCCGATCGTGAACGACTGGTCGAGGTTGCTCATCGGCTCCTGCGGGATATAGCCGATGCGACGACCGCGGATGCCGGCGTAGACGCCGTCATCCCCGTTCTCCAGGCGCGTCCCTTCGTAGTCGATCGATCCCGCCGTGATGCTGCCGCCTTTGGGGAGCAGG from Microbacterium sp. LWO13-1.2 includes the following:
- a CDS encoding ATP-binding cassette domain-containing protein is translated as MSESLLTVDDLVVEYPGKGFRAKPFQALKGVSIDIKPAETVGLVGESGSGKTTLGRAVLGLAPVTGGKITYDSRDISQLRRAERRALSSEIQVVFQDPYSSLNPSLTIEQILAEPLQARGVDANTAKTRVRDLLDHVGLPSGARSRLPREFSGGQRQRIAIARALALAPKLIVCDEPVSALDLSTQARVLDLFIEIQERTGVSYLFITHDLAVVRHISHRVAVMYHGEIVETGDGDQVTARPAHPYTQRLFMASPVPDPDKQEARRLERRALLNTDDAPA
- a CDS encoding glycoside hydrolase family 3 C-terminal domain-containing protein is translated as MTSPTDHLLPLLAKLTLEEKAALIQGADFWTTVPLPSIGLRAMTLSDGPAGVRGPRWDERDPSLNLPSGSALAASWDVDLAYRYGAAAASEARRKGVDVVLGPTINLQRTPLGGRNFECFSEDPELTAALAATYVAGLQDNGVGACPKHYVANDSETDRFTVDIRVDERPLREVYLAPFERAVEAGAWSIMSAYNSVDGVTMTENDLLDSPLNDEWGFDGVVISDWTAVRSLDAIPAAQDLAMPGPAPAYDDLLGAIRDGIVQESDLDRKVLRLLLLAERVGALGDASAAVPAPLDGIAFARTAAIQGSVLLANDGTLPLDAAALSRIALIGHNAREARTQGGGSATVLPAHVVSPLEGLREALPHVQIDYEIGAVVQEGVSRFPLETITNPITGEPGARVTFFDADGEELCHEDRRSTELIWFGGDSALAGAGTLEIRAAYTPQASGTILLGFSGSNPGKIFVDGELALQDAPVARGNDLGAAITSPASATVTVPVTVGIPVDVRAEFSLATAGTLAGSLSVTVGIAPDDSDPDGLIARAVAAATGADVAIVVVGTNSRVESEGHDRENLALPGRQDDLVRAVAAVNPRTIVIVNAGSPVALPWAGEVSAVLHGYFGGEQFGSAIASMMIGTSEPGGRLPTTWPAALSDAPTTNVVPENGRLTYGEGIHIGYRSWLTSEAEPAFPFGHGLGYTTWSWGAASRVDDTLEVILANTGLRAGKQVVQVYAERPDSTIERPARWLVGFAVVHAAAGETVTATIPIDSRRLAHWTAHGWGLEEGHFTLRAGASVHDLPLACDWEPQPAIG